The Meriones unguiculatus strain TT.TT164.6M chromosome 14, Bangor_MerUng_6.1, whole genome shotgun sequence sequence CAGTCAGCACAGTAATTGGACATCAAGACTTTCCAGGTGAGCAGGCTCGGTGGGGGAGTCCGTCAGCCCAGCAGTGCAGGTGTGGGAAGTCTGGAGCTTGGACGCTCGTgagacaaggccagcctgggcaaaggTCAGGCCAGCACGGGCCACAAGTGTCGCCTTGCACAAGAGTGCTGCTCctattccagaggaccagggttcggttcccagggcccacatggtagctcatgacTGTAAGTCCTGTTCCAGGGGGCCGgacgccctcctctggcctcctcagactctgcacacacacagaacgTTTTGTATGTACATACACGTGTGTAGAGAGGGTGGAGGGTAGGAGGCATGGTGTGAGTgacacatgagtgtgtgtgtgtgtgtgtgtttgtgtgtgtatgtgtgcgtgtgtgtgcgtgtgtgtgagagtgacatacgagtgtacgtgtgtgtgtgcgtgtgtgtgagtgacatacaagtgtatgtgcatgtgtgtgtgagagtgacatacgcgtgtacgtgtgtgtgtgcattcgtgCGTGTGAGTgacatacaagtgtgtgtgtgtgcatgtgtgtgagagtgacatacgagtgtatgtgtgtgtgtgagtgacatacaagtgtatgtgcgtgtgtgtgtgtgtgtgtgagtgacatacgagtgtacgtgtgtgtgtgcgtgcgtgcgtgcgtgtgcgcgccTGTGGAGGAGAGCGGCTGGAGGAGGTGGGGCAttcctctccctgaacctggcgCTCacccaggctgctcttccaggtcaGGCTCCCCAGCCACCTCCACCTGCGATGGaattctgaccctcctgcctccactgggTGCCGCCCGGGCCACTCTGCTCACACCCGCCCTGAAAGGGACGAAGGAGCTGACAAACTGGTCCCACACTCACCTCAGCCACTAATTCAGGCTTTCTCAAACAGCCTCCTATCATGGCCATCAGTTTTCAGTGTAGCTGTTGTGGAAGGAGGATCCCCACTTTCTTACAAGCGTTTATCAGCTCCCTCTGTGCACACCTGTCTATCAGGGCATCTGTCTCCTCCATTTGTCTGGGAGTCTGTGCTACATCCGCCCACACCAGGCTGTGACTCCTGTATCTCCTCTTAGCTTAGAAAATACTTATccttttcatatgtgtgtggtgtgagtgtgtgtgtgtgccgtggGGTGCATGTGTatggtgggagtgtgtgtgtgtgcgtgcgtgcgtgcgtgtgtgtgtgtgtgtgtgtgtgtgtgcggtgggTGCATGTGGAGCTCAGGGAACAACCTGTGGgtgttgtttctctccttctgccacgtGGGTCCAGAGGATTGAACTGGGGGCATCAGGcccctttgcctgctgagccatcttgacaagccttgtctgtctgtctgtctgtctgtctgcctgcctgcctgtctattTTTGGCTTTTGAGAGAAGGTTTTTCTGTggcgccctggctgtcctggaactttgaactcgcagagacccagctgcctctgcctcccacgtgctgggattggAGGCTGCGCCACCCCGCCTGGCTGcttctgtttggttttctttatctTGTGTATTCCAGCGCTGGGGCCCTCATGCTGGAGGGGCtcgaacccagggcctcccagatgctggacaCACACTCTACCACCCAGCCACCTCGGCCTCAGCCTCTTCTTAaagctttgcttttgtttgtcaCGGGCTCTCACGGGGCTGTGGTCTCAAGATCACTATGCAGCGAGGAAGACCTTGAACATCTGATCTCTGggctcttcctccccagtgctggctgaTGGGCCTGAAACCCGACACCAGGCTTATGCAGCCCTGAGGATGGGAGCCAGAGCAGTGTGTCAGGCCTGGGCACTGCCAGCCTAGCCCCAGCCCTGACCTGCCATTCTGCGTCTCCTGAGTGATCAGttttagttctctccctccttggtgctcattcatccatccattcagtcttcatccatccattcagtcttcatccatccattcatccattcatccacccatccatccattcatccatccatccatcatccatccatccattcatccatccatcatccatccatccattcatccatccatccatccatccattcatccacccatccatccattcatccatccatccatccattcatccatccatccatccatccatccattcatccacccatccatccattcatccatccatccatccatccattcatctacccatccatccatccatcatccatctatccatccattcatccatccatccattcatccattcatccacccattcatccattcatccatccagtcttcatctattcatccatccatccattcttcattcatccatccatccatccatttggtctttattcatccatctatccatctatccattcatccaacCATCAAtacatccatctatccatccatccattcttcattcatccgtccatccatccagtcttcatccatccatctatccatccatccatccatccatccatccatccatccatccatcgtcACAAACATCCCTAGAGGCTGCAGAGGCATCTCCAGTTCAATGGGAGAGAGAAACAGCAGCCAATCCTATGTGATCAGAGCAGACAGGCAGGGTGACAGAGAGGCTGGGTGCTGAAGAAAGGTGGTAGAATCAGGGGATGGGGTCAGAGAAGGTCCTGGAGAAAGAAGCTGTCTGGGAGTCTCGTCCAGAGATTTGGCTCCGGGATATAAGCCTGTGCCTGCGTGGGTGTGGAGTGCTGGGGTGTGGGAGCAGCTGCAGACCCGAACAGAGACCCACCATTCACCCCACAGCAAAGCTCGAGGCACCCAGTGCCTTCCTGACCCCAGCAGCCCCGCCATGATTGCCCAGGACGGGACAGCCCACGTGAAGGAGGGCGGAAGGGTGGGGTGGAGGAGTTCTGGAATCCTGGCCAGGCTGGGTGGCGGGGGTGCCTGGGGATGAGCTGGGAAAACCAGCCTGACGGCAAGCCAGAGTAGAAGGAGCTGTCCTCGGAGTCAGATCTCAACTCAAGACACCATGGCGCTCCCCAGGACCTTGCTGCTGTGCCTCCTCGGGAGTGGGCTCTGCCTGACAGGTACTGACTTATGAGCCCATCGGAAAGGGGAGGGCAACCCTAGGTCTGAGAGAAGCAAATGGGCCTGGAcccctgggtctgagggaggaggctgagcCTGAGCCCCTGGTCTGAGGGAGAAGGCTGTCCtgacccctggtctgagggagggggctgtcctgacccctggtctgagggaggaggctgtcatcaacccctgggtctgagggaggaaGCTGTCTTGAcccctgggtctgagggaggaggctgtcctggacccctggtctgagggaggaggctggcctggacccctgctctgagggaggaggctgtcctggaCCCCTAGGTCTGAGGGAGGTGGCAGAGCCTtgacccctggtctgagggaggaggctggcctggacccctggtctgagggaggaggctgggcctggacccctgggtctgagggaggaggctggcctggacccctggcctgagggaggaggctgggcctggacccctggtctgagggaggaggctggcctggattcctggtctgagggaggaggctgtcctggacccctggtctgagggaggaggctgggcctggacccctggtctgagggaggcgGCAGAGCCTtgacccctggtctgagggaggaggctggcctggacccctgctctgagggaggaggctggcctggacccCTAGGTCTGAGGGAGGCGGCTGGCctggacccctggtctgagggaggaggctgggcctggacccctggtctgagggaggaggctggcctggacccctgctctgagggaggaggctgggcctggacccctggtctgagggaggaggctggcctGGATCCCTgggtgtgagggaggaggctggcctgtcccctggtctgagggaggaggctggcctgtcccctggtctgagggaggaggctggcctggacccctggtctgagggaggaagagtgaggcTGGCCCTCTCAAATCTTGGGGAGACCATGTGTGGGTCTTCGAACCTTCTTCTCCAGGGACTTAGCTGCTCCAGCAGGGATGGGTCGTGAGGGAGGATTAGGAAGGTGTTAGGAAAACTCTTGCTGCACACACCTTAGCTATGAGCATCTGCTCACCATGGGTCACACTTCTTGATCCACATGTCAAGTTAGCAACTGCTTGTGTTTCTCTGCAGCAGGTTTCCATATCTAagtagctttgtgtgtgtgtgtgcgtgcgtgtgcaggTGCTTGCTACCTTCTTATTACaggtgatagactaagatcagaaggaaggagaggaggacctccccatcagtggacttggcagaCTGACAGCTGACTCTGAAAACCTGTGCTCTGCCTGCACTGGCTGTGCCAAGCTCACACCCCCTCCCTctacaaaacaatttaaaaatgcagaagaaaattttgagacaggatctcagagtgtagtcctggctggcctgaaccgctcattgtagaccaggctggcctcaaactcactctcattgtagaccaggctggcctcgaactcacagagatccacctgtctccgccTCTTGTGCTGGGTTCACAGGCCTGCACAACTGTGCTCGGCCACCACCTGAAAACGGTAGAAGTTTTTGCGGGGGGCGCAGGGCTGTTACCCCAGCGCTTGGCCGGCCTcggctgctgagccatctcctcctgCGTTTAATTGGAGGTTTGCACAAACCCGTGCCAGGCATTAGAGTTCAGCTGTGCTGCTGAGCTGGCCGTGTGTATGTGTGGCCCTGCACACTTCCTGGCACAGGTGTAGACGGTTGGGGGGGGGTCGGGAGATGGGCGGAGCGGGAGGAATCACTCAGACCACCGTGCCCCAGCCCGCTGACACCCCACCCCCTGCCAGGCTCCCACGCCCTGCAGTGCTACAGCTTCGAACACACCTACTTTGGGCCCTTCGACCTCAGTGCCATGAAGTTCCCCAGTGTCTCCTGTCCCCAGGGCTGCTCCGAGGTGATCTTGTCGCTGGACACGGGTGAGGACCAAGAGAAGTGTGCCTCAGAGAaatgaagaggagagagggagggagggagggagggagggagggagggagggagggacacagggaggcagagagggagggagaggggaaaggagagaggaagggggagggagggagggaaggcgggagagagacagggagggagggaggcagagaagaacacagggagggaggaagggagagagggagggaggaagaggacacagggaaggagagagagaggaagggggagggagggagggagagaggaagggagggaagaagggacacagggagggagagagggaaggagagaggaagggggagagagatagggagggaggggaggaagttACCCGGTGGGGAGGAAGAGAtaaggggaggtggggaggaggtgtGGGGCAAGGGAGAGGTGATGCTGCTTCGGTTGACACCCGGGATCCCGCACCCTGCGGGTAGATGCGGGGATGTgtgtttgtggccagcctgggctacgtgggAAGACCCCGTCTGAGGGAAAGAGAACCAGGCATGGCTGAAGTCTCTAATCCAGTCACTtggaaggcggaggcaggaggttcacaagttcaaggtcatccttggctaatAACAAgctttaggccagcctgggctacataagactttatctcagaaaaacaaagcggggctggagagagggcccgGTGGGGAAGAGCGCTGGCGGCTGCTCAGGGAGCCAGGGTGCCCCTAGCACAGATGGCTCCCACCATCTGTGCCTCCGTCCCGGGCCTACGCCCCCTGCTGGCCGCTGGGAGCACTGTGCGTGCATCCTAAAACATAAACTAAACGTGAAACAGGGGCGGAGATGGGAGCTGGGAAGGGAAGCGCCGGGAGAGGGTGAATGGGGGACGTGAAATGAAGGGGGAAAAGAGGTGAGGGAGGGCAGAGAGGGGGAGACACGAAGTGTGCCCTCGACAGAGGGCACGAGAGagaatcccagcacgcaggagggaGAGGCGGGAGGCGCAGACATTCTGGGTCATCCTTGGGAACacagttagaggctagcctgggccgcAGCCTCGGGGAGGCGCGGGCTGGGAGCGCGCTCACTCCAGGCCTGCCTCCCCCGCAGGGTACCGCGCCCTGGTGACGATGGTCCGGAAGGGGTGCTGGACGGGCCCCACCACCGGCCCCATGCAGTCCAACCAGGAGGCGCTGCCGCCCGACTACGCGGTGGTCCGCGGCTGCGCCACCGACTTCTGCAACGCGGACCTGAAGACCCACGACGCGGTCCCCAACCTGAGCCAAggtgggcggggcggggcgggcggggCCGGAGAGGGCGtggccgggggcggggcgggggagggCGGGGCCGGAGCCGTCGGGGCGGGGCGTTACCCCCGCCGAGCGGTGTGCAGGCCGCACTGCCAGCCGGGAGCAGCGGTCTAAACCTCCTCTACTGTCTTCTCAAGCGCCCGACCCGCCGACTCTCAGCGGCACTGAGTGCTATGCCTGCCTGGGGGTCCACCCGGAAGACTGTGCCCCCGAGAGGTCCCGACGGGTGCAGTGCCACCAGGACCAGAGTGCCTGTTTCCAAGGCAACGGCAAGATGACCATCGGTAAAGGGCTGGGGTGCTGGCATGGGCtcgggcagggacctggaggcccCGACGCTTGAAGGCTGGAGAGGCCTGGCTCCCTGCGGCCTCGGTGGGAGGGAGCCGGATGTTGAGGTGTCTCAGAGGCCTGACCCCCTTCCCCTCTTTCAGGCAACTTCTCGGTGCCCGTGTACATCCGCACGTGCCACCGGCCCTCCTGCACCACCATGGGCACCACCAGCCCCTGGACGTCCATCGACCTGCAGGGCCACTGCTGCCAAGGCCACCTCTGCAACCGGGACTCGGTGACACAGAGCCTCCCCGGCATCACGTCCGCTGCCCCTCCCCAGGCTCGCCGGGCCCTGCCGCTCGCTGCTCTGGGGCTGGCCGTCGCTCTGGGGGTGTCCCTGGGGCTCCCCGCATAGACTGCGCCTCCGGGATCACTCCTGTTCTCACCGCTCCGGCCCCTGGTGTGGGCTCCCTAAAAAATGACAGGAAAGTAAGACCCCCCCCTGGACACAGCGCCCCCCCATCGCTTCTCACTGTTCCCCAAGAGCCAGCTTCCAACGCCACCCCATGGCCCAGCGCCTTCAGGACATGAGCCTTTTGTGACCCCAAGGCCAAACCTTGCCACTCACTCTAAAACCCCACTTCTCGCAAGAGTGATGGTGATCCCAGCCTGTCATCCCAGCGCCCaggctgctgaggcaggagggtcactgcAAGGCCTTTGCAAGTTCAGgtccagtgagaccctgtcaagcATGGCCGCTCAGTCCTTTAATCTCATcactgcagaggcaggagagtctctgagttctcaaggccagcctgtctacagagtgagttccaggacagccagggctacacagagagactttgtttcaaaaggaagaaaggagagagagagagagagagagatcaaaaactctgttttctttttccttttctttttagtatCTCTTTAAAGCAGAATTGACATCCCTTCCAGCAGCCCCGCTCTTGGGTCTATTACCACAACAGAAATTGGCTCCTGTGTCCCCCAAACTACGCAGACTAGCAGGACAGATAACAGCCACAGCTGGAAACAGCGGAATGACAGGCGTGGTCAGGCACACAGTGGCGTGAAAGTGGCAGCTGAGTGTCACCTGTGAGGCCCTGGGAGACTCTCACAAAAACAGTAACGACTCACGCCAACAGGCTACATGGTTCCACTCATAAAGCCTAGAGCGCACAATAGCAGAGAGTGCTTATCTCGGGGCCCAGTGGCCAGGGTGTGGGTGTTTGGGGGTCTAGGATCACACCGACCCAATTTTGCTTTTCTGTATTCActaaactttttgttgttgttttcttttgttttgagagaaaaggtgtcatgtagcccaggctagacgcAAGCTCTCTCTGTAACCTAGGATGACCGTGAACTCCCTCCCGCCTCAACGTGCCAGacactggggtcacaggtgtggcCATCGCACCTGTCTTTTCTCATCTTTCCTTGTGTGTATTGTTTGCAATAAAAGGCTTAAAATGTGCAAACGTTCTTGATGGGGAACGGGCAGGAGGAGGGGAATGCAGGGGACAATGACACCAACCAGCGCCTGAGATTATCTGTCGGGTACAAGCAACGGAGCAGGGGCAAGAGTTGGAGCCTGCATTTTAGACGGAACATTAAACGGCCAGGATTGAGCCAGATGAGGTCCCAGCCACTGGGAGGCTGATGGGCATCATGAACCcaaggcccgcctggtctacaggtgaaccggaggccagcctggtctacaaagtgagttccagaacagccagggctacacagagaaactgtctccaaAAGAATTATTGACtgtacatttaat is a genomic window containing:
- the Lypd5 gene encoding ly6/PLAUR domain-containing protein 5, whose product is MALPRTLLLCLLGSGLCLTGSHALQCYSFEHTYFGPFDLSAMKFPSVSCPQGCSEVILSLDTGYRALVTMVRKGCWTGPTTGPMQSNQEALPPDYAVVRGCATDFCNADLKTHDAVPNLSQAPDPPTLSGTECYACLGVHPEDCAPERSRRVQCHQDQSACFQGNGKMTIGNFSVPVYIRTCHRPSCTTMGTTSPWTSIDLQGHCCQGHLCNRDSVTQSLPGITSAAPPQARRALPLAALGLAVALGVSLGLPA